Proteins encoded by one window of Kribbella italica:
- a CDS encoding terpene synthase family protein, giving the protein MAVPSPPGAAARLVSRVGRDATDEPGGPPPGATQQPYQLPDFYVPYPARLNPHLEQAREHSRAWAYAFDMIDVPQAGKAIWDLHDFESHDYALLCAYTHPDASAAALDLVTDWYVWVFYFDDHFLELYKKTQDTAGAKAYLDRLNAFMPVEGPITETPENPVERGLADLWNRTIPSMSAGWRRRFVDTTEALLAESLWELSNITAGRLANPIEYVEMRRKVGGAPWSANLVEYAVQAEVPDEVAHLRPMKVLSDTFSDAVHLRNDLFSYQREVETEGELNNGVLVVERFLGCSPQRAADLVNDILTSRLHQFENTALTEVPPLLEEHAVGPQGRLDVLSYVKGLQDWQSGGHEWHLRSSRYMNDGGQAATLGPSAFLDGPKGLGTSAVRILQSLVTSAPYRIRTHTHRPYEVVEPYTPPELYMPYQAKMSPYLERARANVLEWGERVGITDGLVWDRHLLEIADLALCAGGIHPDADPDALDISTQWLAWGTYADDYYPVVYGRTHDLAGAKVANQRLSALMPLDLSLGIVPVNGLERALSDLWLRTAGPMTPEARTSFKEAIDSMTDSWLWELANQAQHRTPDPVDYLEMRRRTFGSDLTMSLCRLGHGRTVPPKIYRTRPIRALENAAADYACLLNDVFSYRKEIQYEGELHNGVLVVRNFLDCDLPTAFATVNALMTARMRQFEQLVAVDLPVLFDDYDLDENARRVLTGYAEELQNWMSGILVWHQGCGRYDEAEQLHVPRKLLGGTSEVGRSALRIPRPAGAKRLEGAL; this is encoded by the coding sequence ATGGCAGTGCCGTCACCACCGGGAGCCGCCGCCCGGCTCGTCTCCCGCGTCGGGCGGGACGCGACAGACGAGCCGGGCGGCCCACCACCTGGGGCCACGCAGCAGCCGTACCAGCTTCCTGACTTCTACGTTCCCTACCCGGCGCGGCTGAACCCGCACCTGGAGCAGGCCCGTGAGCACAGCCGCGCGTGGGCGTACGCGTTCGACATGATCGACGTACCCCAAGCAGGCAAGGCGATCTGGGACCTGCACGACTTCGAGTCCCACGACTACGCCCTGCTGTGTGCCTACACCCATCCGGACGCGAGCGCGGCCGCGCTCGACCTGGTCACCGACTGGTACGTCTGGGTCTTCTACTTCGACGACCACTTCCTCGAGCTCTACAAGAAGACCCAGGACACCGCCGGCGCGAAGGCCTACCTGGACCGGCTGAACGCGTTCATGCCGGTCGAGGGGCCGATCACGGAGACGCCGGAGAACCCGGTGGAGCGCGGTCTGGCCGATCTGTGGAACCGGACGATCCCGTCGATGTCGGCGGGCTGGCGGCGCCGGTTCGTGGACACGACGGAGGCGTTGCTGGCCGAGTCGTTGTGGGAGCTGTCCAACATCACCGCCGGCCGGCTGGCCAACCCGATCGAGTACGTCGAGATGCGCCGCAAGGTCGGCGGCGCGCCGTGGTCGGCGAACCTGGTCGAGTACGCCGTGCAGGCCGAGGTCCCGGACGAGGTCGCGCACCTGCGGCCGATGAAGGTGCTCAGCGACACGTTCTCCGACGCGGTGCACCTGCGTAACGACCTGTTCTCGTACCAGCGCGAGGTCGAGACCGAGGGCGAGCTGAACAACGGCGTACTGGTCGTGGAGCGCTTTCTCGGGTGTTCCCCGCAGCGCGCGGCCGATCTGGTGAACGACATCCTCACCTCGCGGTTGCACCAGTTCGAGAACACGGCGCTGACCGAGGTCCCGCCGTTGCTGGAGGAGCATGCGGTCGGTCCGCAAGGACGCCTCGACGTTCTGAGCTACGTGAAAGGCCTGCAGGACTGGCAATCCGGCGGTCACGAATGGCACCTGCGGTCGAGCCGCTACATGAACGACGGCGGTCAGGCCGCGACGCTCGGGCCGAGCGCGTTCCTGGACGGGCCGAAGGGCCTGGGCACGTCCGCGGTCCGGATCCTGCAGTCGCTGGTGACGTCGGCGCCGTACCGGATTCGCACGCACACGCACCGGCCGTACGAGGTGGTGGAGCCGTACACACCGCCCGAGCTGTACATGCCGTACCAGGCCAAGATGAGCCCGTACCTGGAGAGAGCGCGAGCCAACGTTCTCGAGTGGGGCGAGCGGGTCGGGATCACGGACGGCCTGGTGTGGGACCGGCATCTGCTGGAGATCGCGGATCTCGCGCTGTGTGCCGGCGGCATCCATCCGGACGCCGATCCGGACGCGCTGGACATCTCGACGCAGTGGCTCGCGTGGGGTACGTACGCCGACGACTACTACCCGGTGGTCTACGGCAGAACGCATGATCTGGCCGGTGCCAAGGTGGCCAACCAGCGGCTGTCGGCGCTGATGCCGCTCGACCTGAGCTTGGGGATCGTTCCGGTGAACGGGCTGGAACGCGCTCTCTCCGATCTCTGGTTGCGGACCGCTGGGCCGATGACGCCGGAGGCCCGCACGTCGTTCAAGGAAGCGATCGACTCCATGACCGACAGCTGGCTGTGGGAGCTGGCGAACCAGGCGCAGCACCGGACCCCCGACCCGGTCGACTACCTGGAGATGCGCCGGCGCACGTTCGGGTCGGACCTGACGATGAGCCTGTGCCGGCTCGGCCACGGCCGGACGGTTCCGCCGAAGATCTACCGGACCCGGCCGATCCGGGCCCTGGAGAACGCGGCCGCGGACTACGCGTGCCTGCTGAACGACGTCTTCTCGTACCGCAAGGAGATCCAGTACGAGGGCGAGCTGCACAACGGCGTCCTGGTCGTCCGGAACTTCCTCGACTGCGACCTGCCGACGGCGTTCGCGACCGTGAACGCGTTGATGACCGCGCGGATGCGGCAGTTCGAGCAGTTGGTCGCGGTGGATCTGCCGGTGCTGTTCGACGACTACGACCTCGACGAGAACGCCCGCCGCGTGCTCACCGGGTACGCCGAGGAGCTGCAGAACTGGATGTCCGGGATTCTCGTCTGGCACCAGGGCTGCGGCCGGTACGACGAGGCCGAGCAGCTGCACGTCCCGCGCAAGCTGCTGGGCGGCACTTCTGAGGTGGGTAGGTCGGCGCTGCGGATCCCGCGGCCGGCCGGTGCGAAGCGACTGGAGGGTGCATTGTGA
- a CDS encoding family 2B encapsulin nanocompartment shell protein translates to MTLTEPASSDAPAQRPQLSLGTAAARNLATTTKSEPQMQGITSRWLLKMLPWVQVNGGAYRVNRRLSYAVGDGRVTFTTSGAEVRVIPQELCELALLRSFDDVEVLAALADRFEQQEFQPGDVIVERGHAADRICLIAHGKVSKIGAGKYGDESVLETLADGDHFTYRAILESEDYWEYTVKAITPCTLLTLSQDSFEELVGRSDSLRAHIEAFRANPQPDQDEFGEAEIALSAGHEGESDLPGTYVDYETTPREYELSVAQTVLRVHTRVADLYNHPMDQTEQQLRLTIEALRERQEHEMVNNRDFGLLHNADLSMRVPTRTGPPTPGDLDELLGMVWKDPAFFLAHPRSIAAFGRECTKAGIYPDSVDFGGHRVPAWRGVPIFPCNKIGISETRTSSILLMRTGEDSQGVVGLQQTGLPDEYEPGLSVRFMNINEKAIINYLVSAYYSAAVLVPDALGILEGVEIGREG, encoded by the coding sequence GTGACCCTGACCGAACCGGCGTCCTCCGACGCCCCAGCGCAGCGACCGCAACTCAGCCTCGGGACCGCCGCCGCGCGGAACCTGGCGACCACGACCAAGTCCGAGCCGCAGATGCAGGGCATCACCTCGCGGTGGCTGCTCAAGATGCTGCCCTGGGTGCAGGTGAACGGCGGCGCGTACCGGGTGAACCGGCGGCTCAGCTACGCCGTCGGCGACGGCCGGGTCACCTTCACCACCAGCGGTGCCGAGGTCCGGGTGATCCCGCAGGAGCTGTGCGAGCTCGCGCTGCTGCGCAGCTTCGACGACGTCGAGGTGCTGGCCGCCCTGGCCGACCGGTTCGAGCAGCAGGAGTTCCAGCCCGGTGACGTGATCGTCGAGCGCGGGCACGCCGCGGACCGGATCTGCCTGATCGCGCACGGCAAGGTGAGCAAGATCGGCGCCGGCAAGTACGGCGACGAATCGGTGCTGGAAACCCTGGCCGACGGCGACCACTTCACCTACCGCGCGATCCTGGAGTCCGAGGACTACTGGGAGTACACCGTCAAGGCGATCACGCCGTGCACGCTGCTGACGCTGTCGCAAGACTCCTTCGAGGAACTGGTCGGCCGGTCGGACAGCCTGCGGGCGCACATCGAGGCGTTCCGGGCCAACCCGCAGCCCGACCAGGACGAGTTCGGAGAGGCCGAGATCGCGCTCTCCGCGGGGCACGAGGGCGAGTCCGACCTGCCCGGGACGTACGTCGACTACGAGACGACGCCGCGGGAGTACGAGCTGAGCGTCGCGCAGACCGTGCTCCGGGTGCACACCCGGGTCGCCGATCTCTACAACCACCCGATGGACCAGACCGAGCAGCAGTTGCGGCTGACCATCGAGGCGCTGCGCGAGCGCCAGGAGCACGAGATGGTGAACAACCGCGACTTCGGGCTGCTGCACAACGCGGACCTGAGCATGCGGGTCCCGACCCGCACCGGGCCGCCGACGCCGGGCGACCTGGACGAGCTGCTCGGGATGGTCTGGAAGGACCCGGCGTTCTTCCTGGCCCACCCGCGCTCGATCGCGGCGTTCGGGCGGGAGTGCACGAAGGCCGGGATCTACCCGGACAGCGTGGACTTCGGCGGGCACCGGGTCCCGGCCTGGAGGGGTGTGCCGATCTTCCCGTGCAACAAGATCGGCATCAGCGAGACCCGGACCAGCTCGATCCTGCTGATGCGCACGGGGGAGGACAGCCAGGGCGTCGTCGGTCTGCAGCAGACCGGTCTGCCCGACGAGTACGAGCCGGGGCTGTCGGTGCGCTTCATGAACATCAACGAGAAGGCGATCATCAACTACCTGGTGAGCGCCTACTACTCGGCCGCCGTACTCGTCCCGGACGCGCTCGGAATCCTCGAGGGCGTCGAGATCGGGCGCGAGGGCTAG
- a CDS encoding ATP-binding cassette domain-containing protein: MTKTIELSGVQQRFHARGAAGGYLTAVEDASFTLSPEPPQVVSLVGQSGSGKSTIARNVLGLQKPTSGTIKYGGKDIFKLDRAEYDDYRRNVQPVFQDPYAIFNPFYRVDRVLWKAVKKFGLAKTQAEGLAMIERSLEAVKLEPERVLGRYPHQLSGGQRQRVMLARIHMLRPAFVIADEPVSMLDAQVRRLFLDILLDFQREHGMTTLFITHDLSTVYYLGGQVMVINRGRIVERGPVDTVMHEPSHPYTKLLLDSIPQPDPDLRWTGRIEVDELSGTAEAGTPKASAPETPII; the protein is encoded by the coding sequence GTGACCAAGACGATCGAGCTCAGTGGCGTCCAGCAACGGTTCCACGCCCGCGGCGCGGCCGGCGGCTACCTGACCGCGGTCGAGGACGCGAGCTTCACGCTCTCCCCGGAGCCGCCGCAGGTGGTCAGCCTGGTCGGCCAGAGCGGCAGCGGCAAGAGCACCATCGCGCGCAACGTGCTCGGACTGCAGAAGCCGACCAGCGGCACCATCAAGTACGGCGGCAAGGACATCTTCAAGCTCGACCGGGCCGAGTACGACGACTACCGTCGCAACGTGCAACCGGTCTTCCAGGACCCGTACGCGATCTTCAACCCCTTCTACCGCGTCGATCGGGTGCTCTGGAAGGCGGTCAAGAAGTTCGGCCTGGCCAAGACCCAGGCCGAGGGCCTGGCCATGATCGAGCGCTCCCTCGAAGCGGTGAAGCTGGAGCCGGAGCGCGTTCTCGGCCGGTACCCGCACCAGCTGTCCGGTGGCCAGCGGCAACGGGTGATGCTGGCCAGGATCCACATGCTCCGGCCGGCTTTCGTGATCGCCGACGAACCGGTGTCGATGCTCGACGCCCAGGTCCGCCGGCTGTTCCTCGACATCCTGCTGGACTTCCAGCGCGAGCACGGGATGACGACGCTGTTCATCACCCACGACCTGTCGACCGTCTACTACCTCGGCGGCCAGGTGATGGTGATCAACCGCGGCCGGATCGTCGAACGAGGCCCCGTCGACACCGTCATGCACGAGCCGTCGCACCCCTACACCAAGTTGCTGCTGGACTCGATCCCACAACCCGATCCCGACCTGCGCTGGACCGGCCGGATCGAGGTCGACGAGCTGTCCGGTACGGCCGAGGCCGGTACGCCGAAGGCGAGTGCGCCGGAGACCCCGATCATCTGA
- a CDS encoding ATP-binding cassette domain-containing protein — translation MSDDDIVLEISGLEVGYSTTKGEVKAVRGLDLAVRRGEILGIAGESGSGKSTLAVALLRLLKPPGKVTGGSAIFRPRGRSPVDLLKVDGEELRVLRWSALSYLPQGSMSSLNPVMRIGDQFRDVILEHAPERKSTLSELIPRLLAQVGLDTDVARMYPHELSGGMKQRVLMAICVALEPDLVIADEPTTALDVTIQRVILQSLVDLQRDFGVTLVVISHDMGVHAQLVDRVAVMYEGELVEVGDVRQVYKQPKHEYTRQLIESIPRLGRRAS, via the coding sequence GTGAGTGACGACGACATCGTGCTGGAGATCTCCGGCCTGGAGGTCGGCTACTCCACCACCAAGGGCGAGGTGAAAGCGGTCCGTGGACTCGATCTCGCCGTCCGGCGGGGCGAGATCCTCGGGATCGCGGGAGAGTCCGGCAGCGGCAAGAGCACGCTCGCCGTCGCGCTGCTGCGGTTGCTGAAGCCGCCGGGCAAGGTCACCGGGGGAAGCGCGATCTTCCGTCCCCGCGGGCGTTCTCCGGTCGACCTGCTGAAGGTCGACGGCGAGGAGTTGCGCGTCCTGCGCTGGAGCGCGCTCTCCTACCTCCCGCAGGGCTCGATGAGCTCCCTGAACCCGGTGATGCGGATCGGCGACCAGTTCCGCGACGTCATCCTGGAGCACGCGCCGGAACGCAAGAGCACGCTCTCCGAGCTGATCCCGCGACTGCTCGCGCAGGTGGGGCTGGACACCGACGTCGCGCGGATGTACCCGCACGAGTTGTCCGGCGGGATGAAGCAGCGGGTGCTGATGGCGATCTGCGTCGCGCTCGAACCCGATCTGGTGATCGCCGATGAGCCGACCACCGCGCTGGACGTGACGATCCAGCGCGTGATCCTGCAGAGCCTGGTCGACCTGCAACGCGACTTCGGCGTCACGCTGGTGGTGATCTCGCACGACATGGGTGTGCACGCGCAGCTGGTCGACCGGGTCGCTGTCATGTACGAGGGCGAGCTGGTCGAGGTCGGCGACGTACGGCAGGTCTACAAGCAGCCGAAGCACGAGTACACCCGGCAACTGATCGAATCGATTCCGCGGCTCGGCAGGAGGGCATCGTGA
- a CDS encoding ABC transporter permease → MRLLTATGQTIRHSPRLATGLGVLAAMILLAIFSPLIVDAIGNGKDPLEFAAYEKWLVPGPDHLLGTDQFGRDVLAMVVSATSVSLQIGAIAGVISTVVGVVVAFVAGYKGGWVDNVLSTFTGILLVIPTFPLLIALSAYAKNVSLFQVGVMISIFSWPFAAKTIRSQVLSLRSRPYVDLARVSKARDLEIIVTELLPNLLPFIGVGFASSALGAIFGLVGLEVIGLGPGGVIDLGQIIFNAINTGALTLGAWPMFVVPIVLLTALFAALNMINIGLEEVYNPRLRGVAGE, encoded by the coding sequence ATGAGACTACTGACCGCGACCGGACAGACGATCCGGCACAGTCCGCGGCTCGCGACCGGGCTGGGGGTGCTGGCGGCGATGATCCTGCTGGCGATCTTCAGCCCGCTGATCGTCGATGCCATCGGCAACGGCAAGGACCCGCTCGAGTTCGCGGCGTACGAGAAGTGGCTGGTGCCGGGACCGGACCACCTGCTCGGCACCGACCAGTTCGGCCGGGACGTGCTGGCGATGGTGGTCAGCGCGACCTCGGTCTCGCTGCAGATCGGCGCGATCGCCGGCGTCATCTCGACCGTGGTCGGGGTGGTCGTCGCGTTCGTGGCCGGCTACAAGGGCGGCTGGGTGGACAACGTGCTGTCCACCTTCACCGGGATCCTGCTGGTGATCCCGACGTTCCCGCTGCTGATCGCGCTCTCGGCGTACGCCAAGAACGTCAGCCTGTTCCAGGTCGGCGTGATGATCTCGATCTTCAGCTGGCCGTTCGCGGCCAAGACGATCCGGTCCCAGGTGCTCAGCCTGCGGTCACGCCCGTACGTCGACCTGGCGCGGGTGAGCAAGGCCCGCGACCTCGAGATCATCGTCACCGAACTGCTCCCGAACCTGTTGCCGTTCATCGGGGTCGGGTTCGCCTCGTCGGCGCTCGGCGCGATCTTCGGCCTGGTCGGCCTGGAGGTGATCGGGCTCGGACCCGGTGGCGTGATCGATCTCGGGCAGATCATCTTCAACGCGATCAACACCGGCGCGCTGACCCTCGGCGCCTGGCCGATGTTCGTGGTCCCGATCGTGTTGCTGACGGCGCTGTTCGCGGCGCTGAACATGATCAACATCGGTCTCGAAGAGGTCTACAACCCGCGACTGAGAGGAGTGGCCGGTGAGTGA
- a CDS encoding ABC transporter permease, whose amino-acid sequence MVPVLGEDYLVYAEAKGLKPWRVLTRYALRNCYLPQITAFGISLGFIFNGNVLVEQLFNYPGLGSTLVTAIQQLDFNTILGVTDMAIFSVLTAVLLLDLLLPLLDPRVKYWK is encoded by the coding sequence ATGGTGCCGGTGCTCGGCGAGGACTACCTGGTGTACGCCGAGGCGAAGGGCCTCAAGCCCTGGCGGGTCCTGACCCGGTACGCGCTGCGCAACTGCTACCTGCCGCAGATCACCGCGTTCGGCATCTCGCTCGGGTTCATCTTCAACGGCAACGTCCTGGTGGAGCAGCTGTTCAACTACCCGGGGCTGGGATCGACGCTGGTGACGGCGATCCAGCAGCTCGACTTCAACACCATTCTCGGTGTGACCGACATGGCGATCTTCTCCGTGCTCACCGCCGTCCTGCTGCTCGACCTCCTCCTGCCTCTGCTTGACCCTCGGGTCAAGTACTGGAAGTGA
- a CDS encoding ABC transporter permease — protein MTATAPSATVVEESAESAPSRGLRPWLARHPLAAYAIRRFGLYLIELWGALTIAFFFFRLIPGDPIQTLIQTLQQNYVYNQQASTEVIARYQAEFGLDGNIFVQYLKYMQNLIFHGDLGPSLINYPTPAQDVILRSLPWTIGLLGMAAVISWVLGVLIGAIVGWRRGKLGSTIVTNLSIALSHVPFFFVALILVYVFAYTLGWLPARSAYDSTISPGFSLDFIGSVIKYGFLPAMSIVLIGTFSWILSTRS, from the coding sequence GTGACGGCGACCGCGCCGTCCGCGACCGTCGTGGAGGAGAGCGCCGAGAGCGCTCCCTCCCGCGGTCTGCGGCCCTGGCTGGCGCGGCACCCGCTGGCGGCGTACGCGATCCGGCGGTTCGGCCTGTACCTGATCGAGCTGTGGGGCGCGCTGACCATCGCGTTCTTCTTCTTCCGGCTGATCCCGGGTGACCCGATCCAGACGCTGATCCAGACCCTGCAGCAGAACTACGTCTACAACCAGCAGGCCAGTACGGAGGTGATCGCGCGCTACCAGGCCGAGTTCGGGCTCGACGGCAACATCTTCGTCCAGTACCTGAAGTACATGCAGAACCTGATCTTCCACGGCGACCTCGGGCCGTCGCTGATCAACTACCCGACCCCGGCCCAGGACGTCATCCTGCGGTCGTTGCCGTGGACCATCGGTCTGCTCGGCATGGCCGCGGTGATCAGCTGGGTGCTCGGCGTGCTGATCGGCGCGATCGTCGGCTGGCGGCGCGGCAAGCTCGGATCGACGATCGTCACGAACCTGTCGATCGCGTTGTCGCACGTCCCGTTCTTCTTCGTCGCGCTGATCCTGGTCTACGTGTTCGCCTACACGCTGGGCTGGCTGCCCGCGCGGTCGGCGTACGACTCGACGATCAGTCCGGGCTTCAGCCTCGACTTCATCGGGAGCGTGATCAAGTACGGGTTCCTGCCGGCGATGTCGATCGTGCTGATCGGGACGTTCAGCTGGATCCTGTCCACCCGGAGCTGA
- a CDS encoding ABC transporter substrate-binding protein → MNDAPRPQFENVADVLRHQMSRRSVVGGGAAMGLTGLLAACSGSGSYSDKPADKPAGTRSVQIGKANIPTPRDQTVVIGQVEYNVFDSFNTMIPNGWQSGAGFESVCREAMFYLNLASGELKPWLCTGYEYNADHTELTFKFDPKAKWSDGKPLTANDFKFTVLLLKDRKDLFGGGGDLAEFVQSVEVPDAQTAVMKLKKPGPRMHYNFVAAIASAFDILPEHIWKTQDPTKFKENPPTRSGPYKLKQTIRSQRMFVWEKNPDYWAKEQLDPAPQYVVYQSTAKQLDSAALAFERAEFDVGSIDEQHAKQLRNTGYPAMVTTQFHDPNPRIIWPNCDPARGVIAEPKMRQAINYMIDREKIGTSIWPVKVPPAIYPWADYPSNDAWKNDELAEKYKFEYSPDKANALLDEIAPKNAAGKRTYKGKEVNLEFITASPVDGPEYAIANVIKTDLAKVGVPATLRSLSGPVHSEKFQRGEFDLDSNWDGISFDPQQLYTNWTSDKAQPIGKNAADKNKQRFKNPEFDAVSAKLAVLDPKSAEAKPLLDQALEIYFQQLPQMPVIQTGYPSYFNTSFWTGWPTDEDLYQVPLNWWSHFIFVLGRLKATGQKGPA, encoded by the coding sequence GTGAACGACGCGCCGCGCCCGCAGTTCGAGAACGTCGCCGACGTTCTGCGCCACCAGATGAGCCGCCGCAGTGTGGTCGGGGGAGGTGCCGCGATGGGACTCACCGGTCTGCTCGCCGCCTGTTCCGGCAGCGGCTCGTACTCCGACAAGCCGGCCGACAAACCGGCCGGCACCAGGTCGGTGCAGATCGGCAAGGCGAACATCCCCACGCCGCGCGACCAGACGGTCGTGATCGGCCAGGTCGAGTACAACGTGTTCGACAGCTTCAACACGATGATCCCGAACGGCTGGCAGTCCGGCGCCGGCTTCGAGTCGGTCTGCCGCGAGGCGATGTTCTACCTCAACCTGGCCAGCGGCGAGCTGAAACCCTGGCTGTGCACGGGATACGAGTACAACGCCGACCACACGGAGCTGACCTTCAAGTTCGACCCGAAGGCGAAGTGGAGCGACGGCAAGCCGCTGACCGCGAACGACTTCAAGTTCACCGTGCTGCTGCTCAAGGACCGCAAGGACCTGTTCGGCGGCGGCGGTGACCTGGCCGAGTTCGTCCAGTCGGTCGAGGTACCGGACGCGCAGACCGCGGTGATGAAGCTGAAGAAGCCCGGCCCGCGGATGCACTACAACTTCGTCGCGGCGATCGCGAGCGCGTTCGACATCCTGCCCGAGCACATCTGGAAGACCCAGGACCCGACCAAGTTCAAGGAGAACCCGCCGACCCGCAGCGGCCCGTACAAGCTGAAGCAGACGATCCGCAGCCAGCGGATGTTCGTCTGGGAGAAGAACCCGGACTACTGGGCCAAGGAGCAGCTCGACCCGGCGCCGCAGTACGTCGTGTACCAGAGCACGGCCAAGCAGCTGGACTCCGCGGCGCTGGCTTTCGAGCGGGCGGAGTTCGACGTCGGCTCGATCGACGAGCAGCACGCCAAGCAGCTGCGCAACACCGGCTACCCGGCGATGGTCACCACCCAGTTCCACGACCCGAACCCGCGGATCATCTGGCCGAACTGCGACCCGGCCCGCGGTGTGATCGCCGAGCCGAAGATGCGCCAGGCGATCAACTACATGATCGACCGGGAGAAGATCGGGACGTCGATCTGGCCGGTGAAGGTGCCGCCGGCGATCTACCCGTGGGCGGACTACCCGAGCAACGACGCGTGGAAGAACGACGAGCTGGCCGAGAAGTACAAGTTCGAGTACAGCCCGGACAAGGCGAACGCGCTGCTGGACGAGATCGCGCCGAAGAACGCGGCCGGCAAGCGGACGTACAAGGGCAAGGAGGTCAACCTCGAGTTCATCACCGCCTCGCCCGTCGACGGTCCTGAGTACGCGATCGCCAACGTGATCAAGACCGATCTGGCCAAGGTCGGGGTGCCGGCGACGCTGCGCAGCCTGAGCGGTCCGGTGCACAGCGAGAAGTTCCAGCGCGGCGAGTTCGACCTGGACTCCAACTGGGACGGTATTTCCTTCGATCCCCAGCAGCTGTACACGAACTGGACCAGCGACAAGGCCCAGCCGATCGGCAAGAACGCCGCCGACAAGAACAAGCAGCGGTTCAAGAATCCGGAGTTCGACGCGGTGTCGGCCAAGCTCGCCGTGCTGGACCCGAAGAGCGCCGAGGCCAAGCCGCTGCTGGACCAGGCGCTGGAGATCTACTTCCAGCAACTGCCGCAGATGCCGGTGATCCAGACCGGTTACCCGTCGTACTTCAACACCAGCTTCTGGACCGGGTGGCCGACCGACGAGGACCTGTACCAGGTCCCGCTGAACTGGTGGTCGCACTTCATCTTCGTGCTCGGAAGGTTGAAGGCGACCGGCCAGAAGGGTCCGGCGTGA
- a CDS encoding class I SAM-dependent methyltransferase, with protein MTSTAVDFDAIKHKQRAGWQTGDYPRVGNTLQIIAELLVEAADVRAGQRALDVACGQGNAALAAARRFADATGIDYATNLLEQGRERATAEHLPVTFTEGDAENLPVPDAAFDLVLSTVGVMFAPDHQRAADELVRVTKPGGKIALSCWTPSGMVGQMFKVVGKWAPPPAGVKPAVLWGTEEHLAELFGERVEWTALEKREYVFRYHSAEHFSEWFREFYGPITKLAAALPEPDRARFAAELADVPRSFNQADDGTIAAHAEYLEAVGVRR; from the coding sequence ATGACGAGTACCGCTGTCGATTTCGACGCGATCAAGCACAAGCAACGGGCCGGCTGGCAGACCGGGGACTACCCGCGGGTCGGCAACACGCTGCAGATCATCGCCGAGCTGCTGGTCGAGGCGGCCGACGTACGGGCCGGGCAACGGGCGCTGGACGTCGCCTGCGGTCAGGGCAACGCCGCTCTCGCGGCCGCCCGCCGGTTCGCCGACGCGACCGGGATCGACTACGCCACCAACCTGCTCGAGCAGGGCCGCGAACGCGCCACCGCCGAGCACCTGCCGGTCACCTTCACCGAGGGTGACGCCGAGAACCTGCCGGTCCCGGACGCCGCGTTCGACCTCGTGCTCAGCACGGTCGGCGTGATGTTCGCTCCGGACCACCAGCGGGCCGCGGACGAACTGGTCCGGGTCACCAAGCCGGGCGGCAAGATCGCGCTCTCCTGCTGGACGCCGAGCGGGATGGTCGGGCAGATGTTCAAGGTCGTCGGCAAGTGGGCGCCGCCGCCGGCCGGGGTCAAGCCTGCCGTGTTGTGGGGCACCGAGGAACACTTGGCGGAGCTGTTCGGCGAGCGGGTCGAGTGGACCGCGCTGGAGAAGCGGGAGTACGTGTTCCGCTACCACTCGGCCGAGCACTTCTCGGAGTGGTTCCGCGAGTTCTACGGCCCGATCACCAAGCTGGCCGCCGCGCTGCCGGAGCCGGACCGCGCGCGGTTCGCCGCCGAGCTGGCCGACGTACCGCGGAGTTTCAACCAGGCCGACGACGGCACGATCGCGGCCCACGCGGAGTACTTGGAGGCAGTAGGCGTACGCCGCTGA